A stretch of Apis cerana isolate GH-2021 linkage group LG1, AcerK_1.0, whole genome shotgun sequence DNA encodes these proteins:
- the LOC108003548 gene encoding protein diaphanous isoform X3, with the protein MANRKDKSSTGFLDTWFGRPKKSGRGGGVRSGLGNNTIPRPHSGDDFNEIEQQRCIIERMDKETVNDKFEEMLANMNLTEEKKEPLRQQSEAKKREMLVLHYKGSIQENKSKFDKPADYIQYLAQPDLSVNKIYNCIESLRIALTNNPLSWVQEFGTKGLKQVLATLNECYRNAFIYYNSDNRYERIQYECIRCLKAIMNNTVGIKEMLAHQEALTIVARSLEPTKPSVMSEAVKLLGAVCLISSDSHKKVLDAITMNGEFKGRERFLPIVQGLMNKKNENLRVECLQLINSIISSAEELDFRLHLRNEIMRVGLADILETLEKNESEDLARHLKIFNDHKEEDYEEFVQRFDHVRLELDDVNDCFEVIKNMVMETSAEPYFLSILQHLLFVRDDALVRPAYYKLIEECVSQIVLHRSGCDPDFSATKRFQIDVQPLIDTLVEKSRVEEERRLVEVLQKLEEAIASKQEAEAKLQHAENKIRELEQGGIKSTNGNAKIGSVLSGLTGIGNLPPPPPPLPNASGSGIIIAPPPPPPPPLPGGLCPPPPPLPGLGGPPPPPMPGMLAGPKPPPMPQSGPLPPMMAGINSAINTSQSLPLGLKPKKKWEVDAPLKRANWKAIMPHKLTEKSFWIKVQEDKLASPEILNGLSLKFASKPSGKKIDDVVDKSAASKKVKDLKVLDGKAAQNILILLNGTLKHMSYEEVKSCLLKCEGPVISDNILQGLIQYLPPPDQLKKLHFYKDQYDDLTEAEQFCITISTIKRLLPRLRSLSFMLRYEELVQDVKPDIVAGTAACEEVKDSKKFARILELILLLGNYMNSGSKNGQAFGFEISFLTKLTSTKDVDNKQTLMHYLVDTIEQKFSECLSFTEELAHVDRASRVSLENVQRTLRQMDSSIRNLEQDLSNAKIPQSDEDMFLHVMGPFAKKARESYEVLQNMFKNMDSLYTEISEFFSFDKQKYTIEEFFGDIKTFKDDFMQAQKEIIKMRETEEKQRRAREAREKAEAEKAARVARKIALVDMNAHETQEGVMDSLMEALQTGSAFSRPDQRRKRQTRAAGAERRAQLNRSRSRTGLVGTGLLGRELSTVLILEWLHVEENYRTNEAN; encoded by the exons ATGGCCAACAGAAAAGATAAATCATCTACAGGTTtt CTGGACACATGGTTCGGCCGACCAAAAAAATCCGGGCGTGGAGGTGGGGTCAGAAGTGGTTTAGGAAACAATACTATACCACGACCTCATTCCGGTGATGATTTCAATGAGATTGAACAGCAACGTTGTATCATCGAAAGAATGGATAAAGAGAcagtaaatgataaatttgaagaaatgttG gctaatatgaatttaaccgaagaaaaaaaagaaccattACGACAACAATCGGAagcgaagaaaagagagatgtTGGTTTTGCATTATAAAGGTAGCATTCAAgagaataaatcaaaatttgataaaccTGCGGATTATATTCAGTATTTGGCACAACCTGATTTAAGTGTCAACAAAATCTATAATTGCATTGAATCATTAAGAATAGCATTGACGAATAATCCTTTAAGTTGGGTTCAGGAATTTGGTACGAAAGGATTGAAACAGGTTTTAGCGACGCTCAACGAGTGCTATCGAAA TGccttcatatattataatag TGACAATCGATATGAACGTATACAGTACGAATGCATTCGATGTTTGAAAGctattatgaataatactGTTGGTATAAAAGAGATGTTGGCTCATCAGGAAGCACTCACGATCGTAGCTAGATCATTGGAACCGACAAAACCATCCGTTATGTCAGAGGCTGTAAAACTGCTTGGTGCAGTTTGCCTTATTTCAAGCGATAGTCATAAAAAAGTTTTGGATGCGATTACCATGAACGGAGAATTTAAGGGAAGAGAAAGATTTTTACCTATTGTGCAGGGTTTGATGAATAAGAAGAATGAAAATCTaaga GTGGAGTGCCTTCAACTTATCAATTCTATCATTTCTTCGGCCGAAgaattagattttagattgCATTTACGAAATGAAATCATGCGAGTTGGTTTAGCCGATATTTTAGaaacattggaaaaaaatgaatctgaAGATTTAGCtagacatttaaaaattttcaatgatcaCAAAGAGGAAGATTATGAAGAATTTGTACAAAGATTTGATCATGTACGATTAGAATTGGATGATGTAAATGATTGTTttgaagtaattaaaaatatggtaATGGAAACATCTGCTGAACCATACTTTTTATCAATACTTCAACATCTTTTATTCGTCAGAGACGATGCTTTAGTCAG acCGGCCTATTATAAACTGATAGAAGAATGCGTATCACAAATTGTGTTGCACCGTTCAGGCTGTGATCCGGATTTTAGTGCAACTAAGCGCTTTCAAATTGATGTCCAACCATTGATCGACACATTGGTTGAAAAATCGCGAGTAGAAGAAGAAAGGCGATTGGTTGAAGTATTACAAAAGTTAGAAGAAGCTATAGCTAGTAAACAAGAAGCAGAAGCGAAACTTCAACAtgcagaaaataaaattagagaatTGGAGCAAGGAGGAATAAAATCAACTAACGGTAATGCG AAAATTGGTTCAGTCCTATCGGGTTTGACTGGAATTGGTAATCTTCCACCTCCACCACCTCCGCTTCCGAATGCGAGTGGATCAGGAATAATAATAGCACCGCcacctccaccaccaccacctttACCAGGCGGTTTATGTCCGCCTCCACCACCACTTCCTGGATTAGGaggaccaccaccaccacctatGCCTGGTATGCTAGCAGGTCCTAAACCTCCACCAATGCCACAATCAGGTCCACTACCGCCAATGATGGCTGGAATTAATTCCGCCATTAACACGTCACAATCACTTCCATTAGGATTgaagccaaaaaaaaaatgggaagTCGATGCACCATTGAAAAGAGCAAATTGGAAAgca ATCATGCCACATAAACTCACCGAAAAATCATTTTGGATAAAAGTACAAGAGGATAAGTTGGCCAGTCCCGAAATATTAAATGGTTTAAGCTTAAAGTTTGCATCAAAACCAAGTGGGAAGAAAATTGATGATGTTGTCGATAA ATCAGCCGCatcaaaaaaagtaaaagatttaaaagtcCTTGATGGAAAAGCTGctcaaaatattcttattcttcttaatGGTACTTTAAAGCATATGTCATATGAAGAGGTAAAGTCTTGTTTACTTAAATGTGAAGGACCCGTTATTTCGGATAATATACTTCAAGGACTGATACAGTATTTACCGCCACccgatcaattaaaaaaacttcatttttataaagatcaaTACGATGATTTAACAGAAGCTGAACAATTTTGTATTACT ATATCGACAATCAAGAGATTGTTGCCGAGACTGAGATCATTAAGTTTTATGCTGCGATACGAAGAATTAGTGCAAGATGTAAAACCGGATATAGTGGCAGGTACAGCAGCTTGCGAAGAAGTAAAGgatagtaaaaaatttgcCAGAATTCTGGAATTGATCCTATTGCTTGGCAATTATATGAATTCTGGTTCAAAGAATGGTCAAGCATTTGGATTTGAAATTAGTTTTCTTACTAAG ttAACTAGCACTAAAGATGTTGATAATAAACAGACTTTAATGCATTATTTAGTAGACACTATAGAACAAAAATTCTCAGAGTGTCTTAGTTTTACAGAAGAATTGGCACACGTAGATAGAGCAAGTCGAGTTTCGTTAGAAAATGTACAAAGAACTTTGCGACAAATGGATTCTAGTATTCGAAATCTCGAACAAGATTTATCAAATGCCAAAATACCACAATCTGATGAAGATATGTTTTTACATGTTATGGgt CCTTTTGCAAAAAAAGCCCGTGAATCTTACGAAGTTCttcaaaatatgtttaaaaatatggaCAGCTTATACACAGAAATttccgaatttttttcttttgataaacaaaaatatacaatagaagaattttttggtgatataaaaacatttaaagatGATTTCATG CAAgctcaaaaagaaataataaagatgagAGAAACAGAAGAAAAGCAAAGAAGAGCGAGAGAGGCGCGAGAAAAAGCAGAAGCAGAAAAAGCAGCTCGAGTAGCAAGGAAAATAGCACTTGTCGATATGAATGCACATGAAACTCAGGAAGGTGTTATGGATAGCTTAATGGAAGCTCTTCAAACTGGTTCCGCGTTTAGTCGACCAGATCAACGTCGGAAACGTCAAACACGCGCTGCTGGTG cAGAAAGAAGAGCTCAACTTAATAGAAGTCGATCGCGTACCGGATTAGTTGGAACTGGTTTGCTAGGAAGAGAACTTTCAAC GGTTCTGATCCTAGAGTGGCTACATGTCGAGGAAAACTACAGAACAAACGAAGCAAATTGA
- the LOC108003548 gene encoding protein diaphanous isoform X5: protein MANRKDKSSTGFLDTWFGRPKKSGRGGGVRSGLGNNTIPRPHSGDDFNEIEQQRCIIERMDKETVNDKFEEMLANMNLTEEKKEPLRQQSEAKKREMLVLHYKGSIQENKSKFDKPADYIQYLAQPDLSVNKIYNCIESLRIALTNNPLSWVQEFGTKGLKQVLATLNECYRNAFIYYNSDNRYERIQYECIRCLKAIMNNTVGIKEMLAHQEALTIVARSLEPTKPSVMSEAVKLLGAVCLISSDSHKKVLDAITMNGEFKGRERFLPIVQGLMNKKNENLRVECLQLINSIISSAEELDFRLHLRNEIMRVGLADILETLEKNESEDLARHLKIFNDHKEEDYEEFVQRFDHVRLELDDVNDCFEVIKNMVMETSAEPYFLSILQHLLFVRDDALVRPAYYKLIEECVSQIVLHRSGCDPDFSATKRFQIDVQPLIDTLVEKSRVEEERRLVEVLQKLEEAIASKQEAEAKLQHAENKIRELEQGGIKSTNGNAKIGSVLSGLTGIGNLPPPPPPLPNASGSGIIIAPPPPPPPPLPGGLCPPPPPLPGLGGPPPPPMPGMLAGPKPPPMPQSGPLPPMMAGINSAINTSQSLPLGLKPKKKWEVDAPLKRANWKAIMPHKLTEKSFWIKVQEDKLASPEILNGLSLKFASKPSGKKIDDVVDKSAASKKVKDLKVLDGKAAQNILILLNGTLKHMSYEEVKSCLLKCEGPVISDNILQGLIQYLPPPDQLKKLHFYKDQYDDLTEAEQFCITISTIKRLLPRLRSLSFMLRYEELVQDVKPDIVAGTAACEEVKDSKKFARILELILLLGNYMNSGSKNGQAFGFEISFLTKLTSTKDVDNKQTLMHYLVDTIEQKFSECLSFTEELAHVDRASRVSLENVQRTLRQMDSSIRNLEQDLSNAKIPQSDEDMFLHVMGPFAKKARESYEVLQNMFKNMDSLYTEISEFFSFDKQKYTIEEFFGDIKTFKDDFMQAQKEIIKMRETEEKQRRAREAREKAEAEKAARVARKIALVDMNAHETQEGVMDSLMEALQTGSAFSRPDQRRKRQTRAAGAERRAQLNRSRSRTGLVGTGLLGRELSTELISSA, encoded by the exons ATGGCCAACAGAAAAGATAAATCATCTACAGGTTtt CTGGACACATGGTTCGGCCGACCAAAAAAATCCGGGCGTGGAGGTGGGGTCAGAAGTGGTTTAGGAAACAATACTATACCACGACCTCATTCCGGTGATGATTTCAATGAGATTGAACAGCAACGTTGTATCATCGAAAGAATGGATAAAGAGAcagtaaatgataaatttgaagaaatgttG gctaatatgaatttaaccgaagaaaaaaaagaaccattACGACAACAATCGGAagcgaagaaaagagagatgtTGGTTTTGCATTATAAAGGTAGCATTCAAgagaataaatcaaaatttgataaaccTGCGGATTATATTCAGTATTTGGCACAACCTGATTTAAGTGTCAACAAAATCTATAATTGCATTGAATCATTAAGAATAGCATTGACGAATAATCCTTTAAGTTGGGTTCAGGAATTTGGTACGAAAGGATTGAAACAGGTTTTAGCGACGCTCAACGAGTGCTATCGAAA TGccttcatatattataatag TGACAATCGATATGAACGTATACAGTACGAATGCATTCGATGTTTGAAAGctattatgaataatactGTTGGTATAAAAGAGATGTTGGCTCATCAGGAAGCACTCACGATCGTAGCTAGATCATTGGAACCGACAAAACCATCCGTTATGTCAGAGGCTGTAAAACTGCTTGGTGCAGTTTGCCTTATTTCAAGCGATAGTCATAAAAAAGTTTTGGATGCGATTACCATGAACGGAGAATTTAAGGGAAGAGAAAGATTTTTACCTATTGTGCAGGGTTTGATGAATAAGAAGAATGAAAATCTaaga GTGGAGTGCCTTCAACTTATCAATTCTATCATTTCTTCGGCCGAAgaattagattttagattgCATTTACGAAATGAAATCATGCGAGTTGGTTTAGCCGATATTTTAGaaacattggaaaaaaatgaatctgaAGATTTAGCtagacatttaaaaattttcaatgatcaCAAAGAGGAAGATTATGAAGAATTTGTACAAAGATTTGATCATGTACGATTAGAATTGGATGATGTAAATGATTGTTttgaagtaattaaaaatatggtaATGGAAACATCTGCTGAACCATACTTTTTATCAATACTTCAACATCTTTTATTCGTCAGAGACGATGCTTTAGTCAG acCGGCCTATTATAAACTGATAGAAGAATGCGTATCACAAATTGTGTTGCACCGTTCAGGCTGTGATCCGGATTTTAGTGCAACTAAGCGCTTTCAAATTGATGTCCAACCATTGATCGACACATTGGTTGAAAAATCGCGAGTAGAAGAAGAAAGGCGATTGGTTGAAGTATTACAAAAGTTAGAAGAAGCTATAGCTAGTAAACAAGAAGCAGAAGCGAAACTTCAACAtgcagaaaataaaattagagaatTGGAGCAAGGAGGAATAAAATCAACTAACGGTAATGCG AAAATTGGTTCAGTCCTATCGGGTTTGACTGGAATTGGTAATCTTCCACCTCCACCACCTCCGCTTCCGAATGCGAGTGGATCAGGAATAATAATAGCACCGCcacctccaccaccaccacctttACCAGGCGGTTTATGTCCGCCTCCACCACCACTTCCTGGATTAGGaggaccaccaccaccacctatGCCTGGTATGCTAGCAGGTCCTAAACCTCCACCAATGCCACAATCAGGTCCACTACCGCCAATGATGGCTGGAATTAATTCCGCCATTAACACGTCACAATCACTTCCATTAGGATTgaagccaaaaaaaaaatgggaagTCGATGCACCATTGAAAAGAGCAAATTGGAAAgca ATCATGCCACATAAACTCACCGAAAAATCATTTTGGATAAAAGTACAAGAGGATAAGTTGGCCAGTCCCGAAATATTAAATGGTTTAAGCTTAAAGTTTGCATCAAAACCAAGTGGGAAGAAAATTGATGATGTTGTCGATAA ATCAGCCGCatcaaaaaaagtaaaagatttaaaagtcCTTGATGGAAAAGCTGctcaaaatattcttattcttcttaatGGTACTTTAAAGCATATGTCATATGAAGAGGTAAAGTCTTGTTTACTTAAATGTGAAGGACCCGTTATTTCGGATAATATACTTCAAGGACTGATACAGTATTTACCGCCACccgatcaattaaaaaaacttcatttttataaagatcaaTACGATGATTTAACAGAAGCTGAACAATTTTGTATTACT ATATCGACAATCAAGAGATTGTTGCCGAGACTGAGATCATTAAGTTTTATGCTGCGATACGAAGAATTAGTGCAAGATGTAAAACCGGATATAGTGGCAGGTACAGCAGCTTGCGAAGAAGTAAAGgatagtaaaaaatttgcCAGAATTCTGGAATTGATCCTATTGCTTGGCAATTATATGAATTCTGGTTCAAAGAATGGTCAAGCATTTGGATTTGAAATTAGTTTTCTTACTAAG ttAACTAGCACTAAAGATGTTGATAATAAACAGACTTTAATGCATTATTTAGTAGACACTATAGAACAAAAATTCTCAGAGTGTCTTAGTTTTACAGAAGAATTGGCACACGTAGATAGAGCAAGTCGAGTTTCGTTAGAAAATGTACAAAGAACTTTGCGACAAATGGATTCTAGTATTCGAAATCTCGAACAAGATTTATCAAATGCCAAAATACCACAATCTGATGAAGATATGTTTTTACATGTTATGGgt CCTTTTGCAAAAAAAGCCCGTGAATCTTACGAAGTTCttcaaaatatgtttaaaaatatggaCAGCTTATACACAGAAATttccgaatttttttcttttgataaacaaaaatatacaatagaagaattttttggtgatataaaaacatttaaagatGATTTCATG CAAgctcaaaaagaaataataaagatgagAGAAACAGAAGAAAAGCAAAGAAGAGCGAGAGAGGCGCGAGAAAAAGCAGAAGCAGAAAAAGCAGCTCGAGTAGCAAGGAAAATAGCACTTGTCGATATGAATGCACATGAAACTCAGGAAGGTGTTATGGATAGCTTAATGGAAGCTCTTCAAACTGGTTCCGCGTTTAGTCGACCAGATCAACGTCGGAAACGTCAAACACGCGCTGCTGGTG cAGAAAGAAGAGCTCAACTTAATAGAAGTCGATCGCGTACCGGATTAGTTGGAACTGGTTTGCTAGGAAGAGAACTTTCAAC AGAACTTATAAGCTCGGCATAA
- the LOC108003548 gene encoding protein diaphanous isoform X4: MANRKDKSSTGFLDTWFGRPKKSGRGGGVRSGLGNNTIPRPHSGDDFNEIEQQRCIIERMDKETVNDKFEEMLANMNLTEEKKEPLRQQSEAKKREMLVLHYKGSIQENKSKFDKPADYIQYLAQPDLSVNKIYNCIESLRIALTNNPLSWVQEFGTKGLKQVLATLNECYRNDNRYERIQYECIRCLKAIMNNTVGIKEMLAHQEALTIVARSLEPTKPSVMSEAVKLLGAVCLISSDSHKKVLDAITMNGEFKGRERFLPIVQGLMNKKNENLRVECLQLINSIISSAEELDFRLHLRNEIMRVGLADILETLEKNESEDLARHLKIFNDHKEEDYEEFVQRFDHVRLELDDVNDCFEVIKNMVMETSAEPYFLSILQHLLFVRDDALVRPAYYKLIEECVSQIVLHRSGCDPDFSATKRFQIDVQPLIDTLVEKSRVEEERRLVEVLQKLEEAIASKQEAEAKLQHAENKIRELEQGGIKSTNGNAKIGSVLSGLTGIGNLPPPPPPLPNASGSGIIIAPPPPPPPPLPGGLCPPPPPLPGLGGPPPPPMPGMLAGPKPPPMPQSGPLPPMMAGINSAINTSQSLPLGLKPKKKWEVDAPLKRANWKAIMPHKLTEKSFWIKVQEDKLASPEILNGLSLKFASKPSGKKIDDVVDKSAASKKVKDLKVLDGKAAQNILILLNGTLKHMSYEEVKSCLLKCEGPVISDNILQGLIQYLPPPDQLKKLHFYKDQYDDLTEAEQFCITISTIKRLLPRLRSLSFMLRYEELVQDVKPDIVAGTAACEEVKDSKKFARILELILLLGNYMNSGSKNGQAFGFEISFLTKLTSTKDVDNKQTLMHYLVDTIEQKFSECLSFTEELAHVDRASRVSLENVQRTLRQMDSSIRNLEQDLSNAKIPQSDEDMFLHVMGPFAKKARESYEVLQNMFKNMDSLYTEISEFFSFDKQKYTIEEFFGDIKTFKDDFMQAQKEIIKMRETEEKQRRAREAREKAEAEKAARVARKIALVDMNAHETQEGVMDSLMEALQTGSAFSRPDQRRKRQTRAAGAERRAQLNRSRSRTGLVGTGLLGRELSTVLILEWLHVEENYRTNEAN, translated from the exons ATGGCCAACAGAAAAGATAAATCATCTACAGGTTtt CTGGACACATGGTTCGGCCGACCAAAAAAATCCGGGCGTGGAGGTGGGGTCAGAAGTGGTTTAGGAAACAATACTATACCACGACCTCATTCCGGTGATGATTTCAATGAGATTGAACAGCAACGTTGTATCATCGAAAGAATGGATAAAGAGAcagtaaatgataaatttgaagaaatgttG gctaatatgaatttaaccgaagaaaaaaaagaaccattACGACAACAATCGGAagcgaagaaaagagagatgtTGGTTTTGCATTATAAAGGTAGCATTCAAgagaataaatcaaaatttgataaaccTGCGGATTATATTCAGTATTTGGCACAACCTGATTTAAGTGTCAACAAAATCTATAATTGCATTGAATCATTAAGAATAGCATTGACGAATAATCCTTTAAGTTGGGTTCAGGAATTTGGTACGAAAGGATTGAAACAGGTTTTAGCGACGCTCAACGAGTGCTATCGAAA TGACAATCGATATGAACGTATACAGTACGAATGCATTCGATGTTTGAAAGctattatgaataatactGTTGGTATAAAAGAGATGTTGGCTCATCAGGAAGCACTCACGATCGTAGCTAGATCATTGGAACCGACAAAACCATCCGTTATGTCAGAGGCTGTAAAACTGCTTGGTGCAGTTTGCCTTATTTCAAGCGATAGTCATAAAAAAGTTTTGGATGCGATTACCATGAACGGAGAATTTAAGGGAAGAGAAAGATTTTTACCTATTGTGCAGGGTTTGATGAATAAGAAGAATGAAAATCTaaga GTGGAGTGCCTTCAACTTATCAATTCTATCATTTCTTCGGCCGAAgaattagattttagattgCATTTACGAAATGAAATCATGCGAGTTGGTTTAGCCGATATTTTAGaaacattggaaaaaaatgaatctgaAGATTTAGCtagacatttaaaaattttcaatgatcaCAAAGAGGAAGATTATGAAGAATTTGTACAAAGATTTGATCATGTACGATTAGAATTGGATGATGTAAATGATTGTTttgaagtaattaaaaatatggtaATGGAAACATCTGCTGAACCATACTTTTTATCAATACTTCAACATCTTTTATTCGTCAGAGACGATGCTTTAGTCAG acCGGCCTATTATAAACTGATAGAAGAATGCGTATCACAAATTGTGTTGCACCGTTCAGGCTGTGATCCGGATTTTAGTGCAACTAAGCGCTTTCAAATTGATGTCCAACCATTGATCGACACATTGGTTGAAAAATCGCGAGTAGAAGAAGAAAGGCGATTGGTTGAAGTATTACAAAAGTTAGAAGAAGCTATAGCTAGTAAACAAGAAGCAGAAGCGAAACTTCAACAtgcagaaaataaaattagagaatTGGAGCAAGGAGGAATAAAATCAACTAACGGTAATGCG AAAATTGGTTCAGTCCTATCGGGTTTGACTGGAATTGGTAATCTTCCACCTCCACCACCTCCGCTTCCGAATGCGAGTGGATCAGGAATAATAATAGCACCGCcacctccaccaccaccacctttACCAGGCGGTTTATGTCCGCCTCCACCACCACTTCCTGGATTAGGaggaccaccaccaccacctatGCCTGGTATGCTAGCAGGTCCTAAACCTCCACCAATGCCACAATCAGGTCCACTACCGCCAATGATGGCTGGAATTAATTCCGCCATTAACACGTCACAATCACTTCCATTAGGATTgaagccaaaaaaaaaatgggaagTCGATGCACCATTGAAAAGAGCAAATTGGAAAgca ATCATGCCACATAAACTCACCGAAAAATCATTTTGGATAAAAGTACAAGAGGATAAGTTGGCCAGTCCCGAAATATTAAATGGTTTAAGCTTAAAGTTTGCATCAAAACCAAGTGGGAAGAAAATTGATGATGTTGTCGATAA ATCAGCCGCatcaaaaaaagtaaaagatttaaaagtcCTTGATGGAAAAGCTGctcaaaatattcttattcttcttaatGGTACTTTAAAGCATATGTCATATGAAGAGGTAAAGTCTTGTTTACTTAAATGTGAAGGACCCGTTATTTCGGATAATATACTTCAAGGACTGATACAGTATTTACCGCCACccgatcaattaaaaaaacttcatttttataaagatcaaTACGATGATTTAACAGAAGCTGAACAATTTTGTATTACT ATATCGACAATCAAGAGATTGTTGCCGAGACTGAGATCATTAAGTTTTATGCTGCGATACGAAGAATTAGTGCAAGATGTAAAACCGGATATAGTGGCAGGTACAGCAGCTTGCGAAGAAGTAAAGgatagtaaaaaatttgcCAGAATTCTGGAATTGATCCTATTGCTTGGCAATTATATGAATTCTGGTTCAAAGAATGGTCAAGCATTTGGATTTGAAATTAGTTTTCTTACTAAG ttAACTAGCACTAAAGATGTTGATAATAAACAGACTTTAATGCATTATTTAGTAGACACTATAGAACAAAAATTCTCAGAGTGTCTTAGTTTTACAGAAGAATTGGCACACGTAGATAGAGCAAGTCGAGTTTCGTTAGAAAATGTACAAAGAACTTTGCGACAAATGGATTCTAGTATTCGAAATCTCGAACAAGATTTATCAAATGCCAAAATACCACAATCTGATGAAGATATGTTTTTACATGTTATGGgt CCTTTTGCAAAAAAAGCCCGTGAATCTTACGAAGTTCttcaaaatatgtttaaaaatatggaCAGCTTATACACAGAAATttccgaatttttttcttttgataaacaaaaatatacaatagaagaattttttggtgatataaaaacatttaaagatGATTTCATG CAAgctcaaaaagaaataataaagatgagAGAAACAGAAGAAAAGCAAAGAAGAGCGAGAGAGGCGCGAGAAAAAGCAGAAGCAGAAAAAGCAGCTCGAGTAGCAAGGAAAATAGCACTTGTCGATATGAATGCACATGAAACTCAGGAAGGTGTTATGGATAGCTTAATGGAAGCTCTTCAAACTGGTTCCGCGTTTAGTCGACCAGATCAACGTCGGAAACGTCAAACACGCGCTGCTGGTG cAGAAAGAAGAGCTCAACTTAATAGAAGTCGATCGCGTACCGGATTAGTTGGAACTGGTTTGCTAGGAAGAGAACTTTCAAC GGTTCTGATCCTAGAGTGGCTACATGTCGAGGAAAACTACAGAACAAACGAAGCAAATTGA